DNA from Besnoitia besnoiti strain Bb-Ger1 chromosome Unknown contig00068, whole genome shotgun sequence:
tcttgttcaataacaagggagtaatgagccgacatggaggtgctgatacaatccgaggattagaactcccaatattatctgacctgttatccccggcgtaccttacgaccgttatatgatttagagatagaatgtaatgtggattaatatccacatggtttctacaaagtgtagatataaaatagtgaatggttctgtaaagatcttgcataacatacctttagatttgcttagcattatagagcttgtaggcatgtaagtaactaaagaactatagatactttgagtgaagaatacaaggatagctccaacaataacatggctaaaatgtataccagttaagatgaaaagtccattaccaaatgcattatcattaatataaagagatagtcctaagtattccgtacagactaacattaagaaggcgactaccaaagtgaatgtcatgatattcgtacagcttgtatacaaatgttggtttttcaaatatacgctggataccactatacttaatgcacttaacatgatggtcatgaaaagcacaagagaacttggatccggtaaacaaagaccttcaagatctaaaccagtagtccaactcgtagtatatactccccagaaaaaggtagtttatatcaacctaggaatcccattttagtaagtgtaacatggagtctagcttcagttgttatctgattggtattgcatgcctggtgacttagaatatgattcttattaatgggagcacagttccctgggtatccaatccagtgctctgccttgggcattgaaactaacccacagttcaaccctgtattataaaatccagtagactcatgtccttgtcgtttatataaatctattaatgcttgtcaagttccttgtattagttagctcactgcgtattaggatcagaccaaaagagttcactaatggtactagaaaataggagaatcgcgttagttcttgggaaaacgacttccgaaccaccaatatatattggtaaAAAGAAGTTACCaatatcctccgtacaaagcaggcattaagaacataaagatcatagctaggccatgtatcgttattatcacattataagtagctatcgtctctgtacaaatgatccgcgatccagaactgtataactcaaatcgaataaacaaagacattatagttcctagaatactgaagatgactccggttatgagatacagacaaccaagttctttatgattgcagtacaccaccaccccactggactgcttaagacagctaaaagtgttggattcaatatcacggtaatcatgtttgcttggaagctgtagtcattataactattgatttagtataagcatagaaccaatccggtagtaagatatacgatagtagctaatctaccatataagatataagtcgcttgtggaatagcactaccaataataatcaagaagatcatactgtatacccaaataattacccatccactgactacatttcgagtcataaaatgttgtcgtatcaacattcgagtattcaaagctcgaatttcagataaaagagctaagttaatgagagaggacataaatactaacaaaccaccggttttggatgggattacttttaacaccgcataatatgctaaaaagtaccattcaggtacgatatgaagcggagttacaaaccggttcactggtatggagttatctgggtgcgataattcgacatagctgtgatgttaaggagcataggagatgctacacgccttaattggtactgcattgatataattatcgtacaagcactcagctagttattgagagacactcacgagcccaaaaaccataacttcgtaatctcaatggtttgtgatagaaccataacacaatgatctttacacagttcaaccctgtattataaaatccagtagactcatgtccttgtcgtttatataaatctattaatgcttgtcaagttccttgtatctagttagctcactgcgtacttaggatcagaccaaaagagttcactaatggtactagaaaataggagatcgcgttagttcttgggaaaacgacttccgaaccaccaatatatattggtacaaagagttaccatatcctccgtacaaagcaggcattaagaacataaagatcatagctaggccatgtatcgttattatcacattataagtagctatcgtctctgtacaaatgatccgcgatccagaactgtataactcaaatcgaataaacaaagacattatagttcctagaatactgaagatgactccggttatgagatacagacaaccaagttctttatgattgcagtacaccaccaccccactggactgcttaagacagctaaaagtgttggatttcaatatcacggtaatcatgtttgcttggaagctgtagtcattataactattgatttagtataagcatagaaccaatccggtagtaagatatacgatagtagctaatctaccatataagatataagtcgcttgtggaagcactaccaataataatcaagaagatcatactgta
Protein-coding regions in this window:
- a CDS encoding cytochrome b (encoded by transcript BESB_070280), which translates into the protein MVLSQTIEITKLWFLGSYVELSHPDNSIPVNRFVTPLHIVPEWYFLAYYAVLKVIPSKTGGLLVFMSSLINLALLSEIRALNTRMLIRQHFMTRNVVSGWVIIWVYSMIFLIIIGSAIPQATYILYGRLATIVYLTTGLVLCLY
- a CDS encoding cytochrome c oxidase subunit iii subfamily protein (encoded by transcript BESB_070270), encoding MTIMLSALSIVVSSVYLKNQHLYTSCTNIMTFTLVVAFLMLVCTEYLGLSLYINDNAFGNGLFILTGIHFSHVIVGAILVFFTQSIYSSLVTYMPTSSIMLSKSKGMLCKIFTEPFTILYLHFVETMWILIHITFYL